Proteins from one Pseudarthrobacter sp. BIM B-2242 genomic window:
- a CDS encoding DUF5129 domain-containing protein, whose amino-acid sequence MIRTVRLLLMLVLAVLLGGGAAALPRAVTPTDVVIEDRAGVLDRNTLVPAIAGIEFHEPTKVAVYTYNGSATDNLNEEVLRFARAEHPDWISPDGQKWADGLFIFALDPVGRHVGTYMGEDRKVSLEQRDDIQNAAKDLLRDAQWTDGTIAGIRRGAELINQPWYRSAAFLITAWVTGGAAVLGAGALMLVRAVTRSTARKELERGDRSYANVSTDLDVTELNAGTIPAASRYGSSVLEKHRTFLNRYNAATGLSNRVHALTPKELGRRPNLKLVREYADAAAELDALDDVIADSNALLNKFTTWPTAWDRQLAPFRNDLAGVEQLLSKRHGQSGSATAAALRSFRDESLRNIERWTTELADGTITPETALDRLRDARSHLSVLLKNHAETVIEGFAKTDREATLMRKEMEDAQEGTDRQHRRTYEPSILGTVYPSYYFFSVPAFNTGLNTGVGSVNSARGGGATTGYGSSGGSFSGSGSSSSF is encoded by the coding sequence ATGATCAGGACGGTCAGGCTGCTGCTGATGTTGGTGCTGGCCGTGTTGCTCGGCGGCGGCGCAGCAGCCCTGCCGCGTGCCGTCACCCCCACGGACGTCGTCATCGAGGACCGGGCGGGAGTTCTGGACCGCAACACGCTGGTGCCGGCCATCGCCGGGATCGAGTTCCATGAGCCCACGAAAGTGGCCGTCTACACCTACAACGGCAGCGCCACGGACAACCTTAACGAAGAGGTCCTCAGGTTCGCCCGCGCGGAACACCCGGACTGGATCAGCCCCGACGGGCAGAAATGGGCTGACGGGTTGTTCATCTTCGCGCTCGATCCTGTGGGCCGGCATGTGGGCACGTACATGGGTGAGGACCGGAAGGTTTCGCTGGAACAGCGGGATGACATCCAGAACGCCGCAAAGGACCTTCTCCGGGACGCCCAATGGACGGATGGAACCATCGCCGGAATCCGGCGCGGCGCCGAACTGATCAACCAGCCCTGGTACCGGTCTGCCGCCTTCCTGATAACAGCGTGGGTGACCGGCGGGGCCGCTGTTCTCGGTGCCGGCGCCTTGATGCTGGTACGGGCTGTCACCAGATCAACGGCCCGGAAGGAGCTGGAGCGCGGCGACCGGAGCTATGCCAATGTCAGCACGGATCTGGACGTCACAGAACTGAACGCCGGCACCATTCCGGCGGCCTCACGCTACGGCAGCAGTGTCCTTGAGAAGCACCGCACCTTCCTCAACCGTTACAACGCCGCCACCGGGCTCTCCAACCGTGTCCATGCCCTGACGCCGAAGGAACTGGGCCGCAGGCCGAATCTCAAGCTCGTGCGGGAGTACGCGGACGCGGCCGCGGAACTGGACGCCTTGGACGACGTTATTGCCGACAGCAACGCCCTCCTTAACAAGTTCACCACCTGGCCCACCGCCTGGGACCGGCAACTGGCGCCCTTCCGCAACGACCTGGCAGGCGTGGAGCAGCTGCTCAGCAAACGCCACGGGCAAAGCGGCTCCGCTACCGCCGCAGCGCTCAGGTCCTTCCGTGACGAGAGCCTGCGCAACATCGAACGCTGGACCACAGAACTCGCGGACGGAACCATCACCCCGGAAACGGCCCTCGACCGGCTGCGCGATGCCCGGAGCCACCTGTCAGTCCTCCTGAAGAACCATGCAGAAACCGTGATCGAGGGCTTTGCCAAGACGGACCGTGAAGCAACCCTCATGCGCAAGGAGATGGAGGATGCGCAGGAAGGCACGGACCGGCAGCATCGGCGGACGTATGAACCCAGCATCCTCGGCACGGTCTACCCGTCCTACTACTTCTTTTCGGTCCCTGCCTTCAACACCGGCCTCAACACCGGCGTCGGCAGCGTCAATTCTGCCCGGGGCGGCGGTGCAACCACGGGCTACGGCAGCAGCGGCGGAAGCTTCTCGGGCTCCGGCAGCTCCTCGAGTTTCTAG
- a CDS encoding ABC transporter substrate-binding protein, whose translation MKLLNSTARASSAVLAGALLLGSMTACGGGSSQASAKADTSSLTLAIDSDSASFGFDPLRVSAAQRQFLEGLYESLMTLQPDGSAGPGLAKEFSYNADNTVLTLTLKDGVTFTDGSTLDAELVKANLDRRSDPALSAYSAVAKGGAQEIASVDVVSPTQVALTFAAPQPGFEKNLASTTGMIVGKKAVTDTASLAATPDGSGPYTLDPSTVKGNKYVLVKNTKSADASKYAFDKVIFSVVQDPQARANALVSGQADVAMLTSNTVDFAKSKGVGVTQIGGTVNTMISFDKIGKTAPAFAEEKVRQAIQYAINRQALVDALHKGDIPAWNALPKDSAGFSKDIETTFAYNPDKAKSLLAEAGYPDGFEFTIIASAQTQTDLQAVQKDLAAVGITMNVKMASSTDEAFAAVATTPLGYAPLNWDNPVGVMYGAILNGFTNVQKATDGQLSAATGELAAAKDDAAVKAAATKLNTRLVESGWMIPLYEALTNQGYNTKKVAPVEFAGTNAYPLLSSYKPAS comes from the coding sequence ATGAAACTTCTGAACTCCACCGCCCGTGCGAGCTCCGCCGTCCTGGCCGGGGCGCTCCTGCTGGGATCGATGACCGCCTGCGGCGGCGGCTCCAGCCAGGCGTCCGCCAAAGCGGACACCAGCTCCCTGACCCTCGCCATCGACAGCGACTCGGCATCGTTCGGTTTTGACCCGCTGCGCGTTTCTGCTGCACAGCGGCAGTTCCTCGAGGGCCTTTATGAGAGCCTGATGACGCTCCAGCCGGACGGCTCGGCAGGTCCGGGCCTGGCCAAGGAGTTCAGCTACAACGCCGACAACACCGTCCTTACCCTGACACTCAAGGACGGCGTGACGTTCACCGACGGGTCCACTCTCGACGCCGAACTGGTCAAGGCAAACCTCGACCGCCGGTCCGACCCCGCATTGAGCGCCTACTCCGCTGTTGCCAAGGGCGGCGCCCAGGAAATCGCCTCCGTTGACGTAGTCAGCCCCACCCAGGTGGCCCTGACCTTCGCCGCACCGCAGCCCGGCTTCGAGAAGAACCTGGCGTCCACCACCGGCATGATCGTTGGCAAGAAGGCTGTCACGGACACTGCCAGCCTCGCCGCCACCCCGGACGGATCCGGCCCCTACACGCTGGATCCCAGCACGGTGAAGGGCAACAAGTACGTCCTGGTAAAGAACACCAAGAGCGCGGACGCGTCAAAGTACGCCTTCGACAAGGTGATCTTCAGCGTGGTCCAGGACCCGCAGGCCCGGGCGAACGCCCTGGTTTCCGGTCAGGCCGACGTCGCCATGCTGACCTCGAACACCGTTGACTTCGCCAAGTCCAAGGGCGTGGGTGTGACCCAGATCGGCGGCACCGTCAACACCATGATCTCCTTTGACAAGATCGGCAAGACCGCCCCCGCGTTCGCCGAAGAGAAGGTCCGGCAGGCCATCCAGTACGCGATCAACCGCCAGGCCCTGGTGGACGCGCTGCACAAGGGCGACATCCCAGCCTGGAACGCCCTGCCCAAGGACTCCGCAGGCTTCAGCAAGGACATTGAGACCACGTTCGCCTACAACCCGGACAAGGCCAAGAGCCTGCTGGCCGAAGCCGGCTACCCGGACGGCTTCGAGTTCACCATCATCGCAAGCGCGCAGACGCAGACGGACCTGCAGGCAGTCCAGAAGGACCTCGCCGCCGTGGGAATCACCATGAACGTGAAGATGGCGTCCTCAACGGACGAGGCCTTCGCCGCCGTGGCCACCACGCCCCTGGGCTACGCGCCGCTGAACTGGGACAACCCCGTGGGTGTGATGTACGGAGCCATCCTCAACGGCTTCACCAACGTGCAGAAGGCCACCGATGGCCAGCTGAGCGCTGCCACGGGCGAGCTGGCAGCCGCCAAGGATGACGCTGCCGTCAAAGCCGCGGCCACCAAGCTGAACACCCGGCTGGTGGAATCCGGCTGGATGATCCCGCTGTACGAAGCGCTGACCAACCAGGGCTACAACACCAAAAAGGTGGCCCCTGTGGAGTTCGCCGGAACCAACGCTTACCCGCTCCTCTCGTCCTACAAGCCGGCCAGCTAA
- a CDS encoding GyrI-like domain-containing protein produces the protein MNALTEFFGRAFGTVVQEAQRQNVQLAGPPFALYRGMPTDTVDVEAGFPVSGTLSDAGTVVAGTLPDIDAFEALHTGPYDRLEETYTAIQDSIREAGKNPSDTMWEFYLNGPDTEPDPLKWQTRVVWPVT, from the coding sequence ATGAATGCCCTGACTGAATTCTTCGGCCGGGCATTCGGGACTGTGGTCCAGGAAGCGCAGAGGCAGAATGTCCAACTCGCCGGACCGCCGTTCGCCCTGTACCGCGGAATGCCGACGGATACGGTGGACGTTGAAGCCGGCTTTCCTGTCTCCGGCACTCTGTCCGACGCCGGAACCGTGGTCGCGGGCACGCTTCCCGATATTGATGCCTTCGAGGCTCTGCATACCGGCCCCTACGACCGGCTGGAAGAGACGTACACGGCCATCCAGGACAGCATCAGGGAGGCTGGAAAGAACCCGTCAGATACCATGTGGGAGTTCTATCTGAACGGCCCCGACACGGAGCCCGATCCGTTGAAATGGCAGACACGGGTTGTGTGGCCGGTGACCTGA
- the arfB gene encoding alternative ribosome rescue aminoacyl-tRNA hydrolase ArfB yields MDLEVSPALAIPSSELGWRFSRSSGPGGQHVNTTDSRAELSWNVAESAALSDVQRMRLLTRLEGRLIAGVITVTASEQRSQLRNREIALAKLAGLVAAGLAPDAPNRRATKPTRGSKRRHLASKQKRSATKQQRKRPSAE; encoded by the coding sequence ATGGATCTGGAGGTGTCGCCCGCGCTGGCCATCCCGTCGTCGGAACTCGGCTGGCGGTTTTCGCGCTCGTCCGGTCCCGGCGGCCAGCACGTCAACACAACGGACAGCCGGGCCGAGCTCTCCTGGAACGTTGCGGAGTCCGCGGCGCTTTCGGACGTCCAGCGGATGCGGCTGCTGACGCGCCTCGAGGGACGCCTCATCGCCGGCGTGATCACCGTGACTGCTTCCGAACAGCGCTCCCAGCTGCGGAACCGGGAGATCGCCCTGGCCAAGCTCGCCGGCCTCGTGGCTGCCGGCCTGGCTCCCGACGCTCCCAACCGGCGGGCAACCAAACCCACCCGCGGGTCAAAGCGCCGGCACCTCGCATCAAAACAAAAGCGGTCAGCAACCAAGCAGCAGCGAAAGCGGCCATCTGCCGAGTAG
- a CDS encoding cyclodeaminase/cyclohydrolase family protein yields the protein MDDADHVTTQHSTVDDWTRALAESTGSPGGGAGTGVMLAIAASLTSMVAGYTETDDHLRSELAGIHSRARALRKAALRLADEDASASQAFGAAFRLEPGAERDAAVHQASVDAAKASAVLGDRAIDAIADLGWLATHGNPALVADVVVAIGALRAAVSGARTNVSFDLAALTKAGADLEQVREEHPALWATVERLTTALDRIDRLTAAIDHRAAPTDNA from the coding sequence ATGGATGATGCTGACCACGTGACAACCCAACACTCAACGGTGGATGACTGGACGCGGGCACTCGCGGAGTCCACCGGCTCGCCGGGTGGTGGGGCCGGAACGGGGGTGATGCTGGCCATCGCCGCCTCCCTGACCTCGATGGTTGCCGGCTATACCGAAACCGACGATCACCTTCGTTCCGAGCTCGCCGGCATCCATTCACGGGCGCGCGCGCTCCGAAAGGCCGCGCTGCGGCTGGCCGACGAGGACGCCTCCGCATCGCAGGCCTTCGGTGCCGCATTTCGGCTGGAACCGGGAGCAGAACGCGACGCCGCCGTCCACCAGGCATCCGTCGATGCGGCCAAGGCGTCCGCCGTGCTGGGCGACCGGGCCATCGATGCCATAGCGGACCTGGGCTGGCTGGCCACGCATGGCAATCCGGCGCTGGTTGCCGACGTTGTTGTGGCCATCGGCGCCCTCAGGGCAGCGGTCTCCGGGGCGCGAACCAACGTGAGTTTCGACCTCGCTGCGCTCACCAAGGCCGGCGCTGACCTCGAACAGGTCCGCGAGGAGCATCCGGCCCTGTGGGCAACGGTGGAGCGCCTCACCACGGCGCTTGACCGGATCGATCGGCTCACTGCCGCGATTGACCACAGGGCCGCTCCGACGGACAACGCCTGA
- a CDS encoding DUF5671 domain-containing protein codes for MSSGIRTTVPPVGSAQLTLRRLILYALLFALVVIAASGLSGLLERLFSTGAELASTDVAGLARALAFTLIGGPLAALLWWVVWKRLDDGAERSSVGWGLYLSAVYAVSLITSATAFLGLAASFIGQPEQRWYSPLSNGLVWAGIFIWHRWMWRHPLKGPGTLHDLPAVIGSVFGLVVGAVAAITALGGLLDVAIRGYISLTPGGDTWWQAVLRALVWAVGGSLVWWWHWHRGGGRKLDTALVDVALIAVGIFAAGITALGGAGVVIFVLLRTAFDRAEPMNELLSPLGPAIAAAAVGALVWRYHRVSGAERSVASRRAGRLVTSGVALAAAASGIGVVINASLAMAVSPLAGGGTRTLLLGGLSSLAVGGPAWWRAWRPTRPPQTADTIAPGRRVYLIAFFGISAVVALIALLVIGYRLFEFLLGEVTGGSLLDRTRAPLGLLVAAGLVAAYHFGLWRRERALLAAASPARERTIDHVTLVTASDPAPLSRAIHTATGARVAVWKRMDAAGTAQPAGAVPEPELAERVVAALGSVTAQNVLLVIGPADGQKARIDVIPLEGPARR; via the coding sequence ATGAGTTCCGGCATCCGGACAACAGTGCCGCCGGTTGGTTCCGCCCAGCTCACGCTCCGGCGACTGATCCTCTACGCCCTGCTGTTCGCCCTGGTGGTGATCGCAGCATCGGGTCTCAGCGGGCTCCTGGAACGCCTCTTCAGCACCGGCGCCGAGCTGGCGTCAACGGACGTGGCAGGCCTGGCCCGCGCCCTTGCCTTCACGCTGATCGGGGGGCCGCTCGCCGCCCTCCTGTGGTGGGTTGTCTGGAAGAGGCTCGACGACGGCGCGGAGCGCAGCTCCGTGGGGTGGGGCCTGTACCTGTCCGCCGTCTATGCAGTCTCCCTGATCACCTCTGCAACTGCCTTCCTCGGGCTGGCCGCGTCCTTCATCGGCCAGCCCGAACAGCGGTGGTATTCGCCCCTGTCGAACGGGCTTGTGTGGGCCGGCATCTTTATCTGGCACCGGTGGATGTGGCGGCACCCCCTCAAAGGCCCGGGCACTCTCCACGATCTCCCGGCAGTCATCGGTTCGGTCTTCGGGCTGGTGGTGGGCGCTGTTGCCGCCATCACGGCCCTGGGCGGTCTGCTCGACGTCGCGATCCGGGGTTACATCAGCCTGACTCCGGGAGGAGACACCTGGTGGCAGGCCGTGCTCCGGGCGCTGGTTTGGGCCGTCGGCGGAAGCCTCGTGTGGTGGTGGCACTGGCACCGGGGCGGCGGCCGGAAACTGGACACCGCCCTGGTGGATGTGGCGCTGATCGCCGTGGGCATCTTCGCAGCGGGCATCACTGCACTCGGCGGGGCCGGCGTCGTCATTTTTGTGCTCCTGAGAACAGCGTTCGACCGGGCTGAGCCGATGAACGAACTGCTGTCACCGCTGGGCCCGGCCATAGCCGCCGCCGCGGTCGGTGCCCTGGTGTGGCGCTATCACCGCGTCAGCGGGGCTGAACGGTCAGTTGCCAGCCGGCGTGCAGGCCGGCTGGTGACGTCCGGGGTTGCCCTGGCAGCGGCTGCGTCAGGCATCGGGGTGGTAATCAATGCTTCGCTTGCCATGGCGGTTTCACCCCTCGCGGGCGGCGGCACACGGACGCTCCTGCTGGGAGGCCTCAGCTCCCTGGCTGTGGGCGGCCCGGCCTGGTGGCGGGCATGGAGGCCAACGAGGCCGCCGCAGACCGCGGACACCATTGCGCCAGGCAGGCGTGTCTACCTCATAGCCTTCTTCGGCATCAGTGCCGTGGTGGCTCTGATCGCCCTCCTCGTCATTGGCTACAGGCTCTTCGAGTTCCTCCTTGGCGAGGTAACCGGGGGCAGCCTCCTGGACCGTACCCGCGCGCCGCTGGGTCTCCTGGTTGCGGCCGGCCTCGTGGCCGCCTACCACTTCGGCCTGTGGCGGCGGGAACGCGCGCTCCTGGCAGCGGCCTCCCCGGCCAGGGAACGCACCATTGATCACGTCACGCTGGTGACAGCCTCCGACCCCGCGCCGCTGTCCAGGGCCATCCACACGGCCACCGGTGCCCGGGTCGCCGTGTGGAAAAGGATGGACGCCGCCGGTACCGCACAACCGGCCGGTGCCGTACCGGAACCTGAGCTCGCGGAGCGGGTGGTTGCAGCGCTCGGCAGCGTCACCGCACAGAATGTCCTGCTGGTGATCGGGCCGGCGGACGGCCAAAAGGCCCGCATTGATGTAATCCCCTTGGAAGGCCCGGCAAGGCGGTGA
- a CDS encoding glycoside hydrolase family 1 protein yields the protein MTTASAFPQDFLWGVASAGHQVEGNNVNSDTWFLEHLPGSMFTEPSGDAVDHYHRYRQDIALIAGLGFTTYRFSLEWARIEPEEGHFSKAELDHYRRMLEACHEHGLTPVVTFHHFTSPRWLLAVGGWEGSRTAELFARYCDRVMAHLGDLIGVACTLNEPNLPWLLESFGIGGVAPENRGSVPVWAAAAERLGVDAGTVAPFQFCSTEAGFNVKLAAHRAGTAAIKAHRPGLQVGWTLANSDIQSIEGGQERADQVRRDVNERFLEASRGDDFVGIQTYGRTVYGPNGHAPAPDGVPTNQMGEEIYPQALEATIREAARIAGIPVIVTENGLATDDDSQRVDYLRVAVDCVASCLADGIDVRGYIAWTAFDNFEWVFGYGPKFGLIAVDRETQERTPKESARWLGRQAQVYAARTDYAEVSAAPQPA from the coding sequence ATGACCACCGCATCAGCATTCCCGCAGGACTTCCTCTGGGGCGTCGCCAGCGCCGGGCACCAGGTGGAGGGAAACAACGTCAACAGCGACACTTGGTTCCTCGAGCACCTCCCGGGCAGCATGTTCACCGAGCCGTCCGGGGATGCCGTGGACCACTATCACCGCTACCGCCAGGACATTGCCCTGATCGCGGGCCTGGGGTTCACCACGTACCGCTTTTCACTGGAGTGGGCGCGCATTGAGCCGGAAGAGGGCCACTTCTCAAAGGCGGAACTTGACCACTACCGCCGGATGCTGGAAGCGTGCCACGAACACGGCCTCACGCCCGTGGTCACATTCCACCACTTCACGTCCCCGCGCTGGCTCCTCGCCGTCGGCGGTTGGGAAGGATCCCGGACGGCCGAACTCTTTGCCCGCTACTGCGACCGGGTGATGGCGCACCTGGGCGACCTGATCGGAGTCGCCTGTACCTTGAACGAGCCAAACCTCCCCTGGCTGCTGGAGTCCTTCGGCATCGGCGGCGTCGCGCCGGAAAACCGTGGTTCCGTACCCGTGTGGGCCGCCGCTGCGGAACGGCTTGGCGTTGATGCCGGCACGGTGGCTCCCTTTCAGTTCTGTTCCACGGAGGCGGGGTTCAACGTGAAGCTGGCCGCGCACCGGGCCGGCACGGCAGCAATCAAGGCACACCGGCCGGGGCTGCAGGTGGGCTGGACCCTCGCCAACTCGGACATCCAGTCGATTGAGGGCGGCCAGGAACGTGCCGATCAGGTGCGCCGCGACGTGAACGAACGCTTCCTGGAGGCGTCCCGCGGTGACGACTTCGTGGGAATCCAGACCTACGGCCGCACCGTCTACGGCCCGAACGGCCATGCGCCCGCCCCCGACGGCGTGCCCACCAACCAGATGGGCGAGGAGATCTACCCGCAGGCCCTCGAGGCGACCATCCGGGAGGCAGCCAGGATCGCCGGCATTCCCGTGATCGTCACGGAGAACGGTCTCGCCACCGACGACGATTCGCAGCGGGTGGACTACCTGCGCGTCGCCGTCGACTGCGTTGCCTCCTGCCTCGCGGACGGCATTGACGTGCGTGGCTACATTGCGTGGACGGCCTTCGACAACTTCGAGTGGGTGTTTGGCTACGGTCCGAAGTTCGGCCTCATCGCTGTGGACCGGGAGACCCAGGAACGGACACCCAAGGAGAGCGCCCGCTGGCTCGGCCGTCAGGCTCAGGTGTACGCCGCCCGCACGGACTACGCGGAGGTCAGCGCGGCGCCACAGCCGGCCTGA
- a CDS encoding ZIP family metal transporter, with the protein MPMWLQALMWGTVAGGALVLGSGIAWLWKIPPKLVSTVMAFGAGVLISALAFELVDEAVEGGGLLPTVVGFLAGALIFVCSNVLLARAGAKHRKRSGEKQPSEQDAPGSGTAIAIGALIDGIPESVVLGLGLVASGTVSPAMLAAVFISNVPEGLSSTAGMKKAGRGPAYVFGTWTGIAVFCGLASLLGFAALENAPVELIAFITAVAAGGILAMLADTMIPEAFEEHHNLTGFTASVGFLTAFTIHHVGG; encoded by the coding sequence ATGCCGATGTGGTTGCAGGCTCTGATGTGGGGGACGGTGGCCGGCGGGGCCCTGGTTCTTGGGTCCGGGATCGCCTGGTTATGGAAAATCCCGCCAAAGCTCGTGTCAACGGTGATGGCGTTCGGCGCTGGCGTGCTGATCTCGGCGTTGGCTTTTGAACTGGTCGATGAAGCTGTGGAGGGCGGCGGTCTGCTGCCCACGGTGGTGGGTTTCCTGGCGGGCGCCCTGATCTTTGTGTGCTCCAATGTCCTGCTTGCCCGCGCCGGAGCAAAGCACCGGAAACGGTCGGGGGAGAAGCAGCCTTCGGAGCAGGATGCGCCCGGCAGCGGCACGGCCATAGCGATCGGTGCCCTGATCGACGGGATCCCCGAATCGGTGGTTCTCGGACTGGGACTTGTGGCGTCTGGGACGGTCAGTCCGGCCATGCTCGCCGCCGTCTTTATTTCGAACGTCCCCGAGGGTTTGTCCAGCACAGCGGGGATGAAGAAAGCCGGCAGGGGTCCGGCATATGTTTTCGGCACGTGGACCGGCATCGCCGTCTTCTGCGGGCTGGCATCCCTGCTCGGCTTCGCAGCCCTGGAGAATGCGCCCGTTGAACTGATTGCGTTCATCACGGCCGTCGCCGCGGGCGGAATTCTCGCCATGCTGGCAGACACCATGATCCCGGAGGCTTTCGAAGAGCATCACAACCTGACCGGGTTTACAGCCAGCGTCGGCTTCCTGACCGCTTTTACGATCCACCACGTGGGCGGTTGA
- a CDS encoding polysaccharide deacetylase family protein has protein sequence MSTATAGSARRRVAAVAAALVLVAIAVVLAVTLAVRPGSAPPPAVPPDGASSAPGTNSASAPGPNSSTAAAPSAAPPLPLPPPAGTDTPEAGQTPVQPPVIVPPLPGPTVPEATSPLPGDPFPPALQGGDLTVVPGAGNVVALTFDAGANAAGLPKILTALAAKDVAGTFFLTGNWAVSNPDQVRQIMSAGHRVANHSMTHPGFTGLSDALIAQQVLGAEQALAELGADPRPFFRFPYGERDARTIAAVNGLGYVPVRWTVDTLGWKGTSGGTTTQTVADRVLANLQPGEIILMHIGSNPDDGSTLDADALPGIIEQVSAAGYGFTTLDALLGD, from the coding sequence GTGTCGACGGCAACTGCAGGTAGCGCGCGACGACGGGTGGCCGCCGTCGCGGCGGCGCTTGTCCTGGTCGCCATTGCGGTGGTGCTCGCAGTGACGCTCGCTGTCCGGCCCGGCAGTGCGCCGCCCCCGGCGGTTCCGCCCGACGGTGCGTCCTCCGCACCAGGCACGAATTCCGCCAGCGCACCGGGCCCGAACTCCTCCACCGCGGCGGCGCCATCCGCTGCACCGCCTCTGCCGCTGCCACCCCCGGCGGGCACTGACACTCCGGAAGCGGGCCAGACTCCGGTCCAGCCTCCCGTCATTGTCCCCCCGCTTCCTGGGCCGACAGTGCCTGAGGCAACTTCCCCGCTGCCGGGTGACCCGTTCCCGCCGGCTCTGCAGGGCGGAGACCTAACCGTGGTCCCGGGCGCCGGGAATGTGGTGGCCCTGACGTTTGACGCCGGAGCAAACGCGGCCGGGCTGCCGAAAATACTGACGGCCCTGGCCGCCAAGGACGTGGCCGGGACCTTCTTCCTGACCGGAAACTGGGCTGTCTCGAATCCGGACCAGGTCAGACAGATCATGTCGGCCGGACACCGCGTGGCCAACCACTCCATGACACACCCCGGATTCACGGGCCTGTCCGATGCACTCATCGCCCAACAGGTTTTAGGAGCCGAACAGGCCCTTGCAGAGCTGGGCGCGGATCCACGCCCTTTCTTCCGCTTTCCCTACGGCGAACGGGATGCCCGGACCATAGCAGCCGTGAACGGCCTGGGCTACGTCCCGGTCCGATGGACGGTGGACACCCTGGGGTGGAAGGGAACCAGCGGGGGAACCACCACTCAAACGGTCGCGGATCGGGTCCTTGCCAATCTCCAGCCCGGTGAAATCATCCTGATGCACATCGGCTCAAATCCCGACGACGGCAGCACCCTGGACGCCGATGCACTCCCGGGGATCATCGAACAAGTCAGCGCCGCCGGTTACGGCTTCACTACCCTCGACGCACTCCTGGGCGATTAG
- a CDS encoding universal stress protein, with protein MEDSESARFVVGVDGSEASVEALRQAQALAAPIGAKVLATAYWDEPQVYAGYVTMGIDRFEERVGIVLNEALEQAFGENIPPNVVPRVVRGHPRDSLIDASRHADMIVVGRRGHGGFGGLLLGSVSSACVAHAHCPVLVVHSPDKKKKEDQP; from the coding sequence ATGGAGGACTCAGAGAGCGCCAGGTTCGTGGTGGGGGTAGACGGCTCGGAGGCGTCCGTGGAGGCGCTGCGGCAGGCCCAGGCGCTGGCTGCTCCCATCGGGGCCAAGGTGCTGGCCACCGCCTACTGGGACGAGCCGCAGGTTTACGCCGGGTACGTAACCATGGGAATCGACCGCTTCGAGGAACGCGTCGGGATCGTCCTCAACGAAGCCCTGGAACAGGCCTTCGGCGAAAACATTCCGCCGAACGTCGTCCCGCGTGTTGTCCGGGGCCATCCCCGGGACTCCCTCATCGACGCGAGCCGCCACGCAGACATGATCGTTGTAGGCAGGCGGGGTCACGGAGGATTCGGCGGCCTGCTGCTGGGCTCAGTCAGCTCAGCCTGTGTTGCGCATGCGCACTGCCCCGTTTTAGTTGTCCATAGCCCCGACAAAAAGAAGAAGGAAGACCAGCCGTGA
- a CDS encoding pyridoxamine 5'-phosphate oxidase family protein, protein MNTTTPSPSPEGSDAGTRRLAPDACWELLAESVVGRLAVIVEQRPKIFPINYVLDGKSVVFRTAAGTAFWGSVGQDIAIEADGYQADSQSAWSVVVSGQAHVIVAPEQIAAVDALGLEPWQSGEKHNYIRLTPGSVTGRRFHTTRPGVWHPPEFDPATSSFQ, encoded by the coding sequence ATGAACACCACCACTCCGAGCCCGTCCCCTGAGGGTTCTGATGCCGGTACCCGGCGGCTCGCCCCTGACGCCTGCTGGGAATTGCTGGCGGAAAGCGTCGTTGGACGGCTGGCTGTCATCGTGGAGCAGCGGCCGAAGATCTTTCCCATCAACTACGTTCTGGACGGGAAAAGTGTGGTTTTCCGTACCGCGGCAGGAACGGCATTCTGGGGAAGCGTCGGACAGGACATCGCCATTGAAGCTGACGGGTACCAGGCCGACTCCCAGTCCGCCTGGAGTGTCGTTGTGAGCGGCCAGGCCCATGTGATCGTCGCCCCGGAACAGATTGCCGCGGTGGACGCCCTTGGGCTGGAACCCTGGCAATCGGGTGAAAAGCACAATTACATCAGGCTGACGCCCGGGTCGGTGACCGGCCGTCGGTTCCACACAACCCGCCCCGGCGTCTGGCATCCACCGGAGTTCGATCCCGCCACGTCGTCATTTCAGTAA